AGGCACGGTTTTTCAGGCGCGGGTTCGATTCCCGCCGCCTCCACCACCCTCACCTGGCGAGTAATCCGCAAGATCATGGCCGAATCCGTGTGGTTGCCGTCGGTGCTCTGTAGCGTATCGTGGACGGCACCGGATCCTGTGTATTCGCGCACCCGCCTTGCCGTTCAAGGTGAGGTGGGCGAACTCACGCTCACTATCGATGACGCGGGCCGTCTCAAAATGATCAACCAGCCGCGCTGGGGCAACCCCAAAGGTGCAGCGTTCCACTGCGTGGACTTCGGTTGGTGTTATGGAGGAGGAGCGTACGTTTGGAGGTTATACTGTTCCGAGCCGCCTGCGAATCGGTTACTATGTCGGCACAGACAGGTTTGTGCTGGACGGCGAGTTCTTCCGTGCCGCAATTGACGAGGCGGCGTATCGGTAACGCTCTGTGGCGGCGCGGTGGAGGATTGGATTCCGCCGGTGGTCATGGAGGCTCTCCGGTAGTGGTGGTGGCGTATCTCGTAGATCTCTTTTGAATCAGGTCTCGAACCGATAGCCTGTGTCTAGGCAGCTGTGTATCCTTGTCCCAAGGCTGTGTGCCTTTGCGGTGTGATTCGACCGCTACAGCAAGAGAGAAACGCGGCAGTTAGGTGGAGGAACGGCGATGGCAGCGCAGCGCCGGCGTTTGGCCGTTGGAGACCCAAGAGCGGTGGAGGTTCTCGACAGGAAGATCCAACACGAAGGCCCGGGACGAGATCGCGTGGCGGCGGCTCCTGCATGGAGCGGCCGCAGCCCGGCAGAGGCACCGGCAGGTTCGGAGCCGCGCCGACCTGGGGTTCTACCATGGGCTCCTGACGGGATACGCCGTAGCGCTCAAGACGCTCGAGGGCAAAGTCGGACAGAGCCGCCGCTAACGACCTCGATTGGGTGGCTGCAGGAACGACGAAAGGGAGGGGCGAGTATGAAGAACGGAGAACAAAGCCCCACGCTGGGAGAGCCGGTGCCGCCACGCAGCCCCATGCCCGTGTGACACGTTGGAGGTGACTGATGGACAAGGATGAGTTCGCACGGCAGTGGCCCGTCATTCGCGCTCGCGCGAAAGCCCGCTGGAGCAAGCTGACCGATCGCGATCTCGAGGCCGTGCGGGGAAACCCCGAGTTGCTGATTGGGATTATCCAGGAGAAATACGACGAAGCTCGCCAGGCCATCGAAATCGAGGTCAAATCGCTCCTCCAGCCCAAGGCGCCCACCCAGTAAAGCATGCGCGTGAGGTCCAACTTCCGCGGACACCGCTCTCGACAATCGAGCCCGAAGGAGGGCGAAAATGGCGACGACCAAGCAGCTGGAGAAATATCGTCGCATGGTCGAGGAGGCCGTGGCAGCCATCGGCCGTGACGATATTGGAGTGAACGTGGGGGACGAGGGTGGAGGCATGCTTGCAGTCACCTTCTCTCGAGGATCGCGCGAACACATCGCGCACGTCCCCGCTGCAGAACTCGAGGACCGTGAGCGCGGTCATATCGCCGTAAACACGGCCCTTTTGGCTTTCAGCAAGCGGATCGCTCAGGATGCGTTGACCAAAGGCTCGCCCTGAGCACGCGCGGCCGCGCGCTCCCACGCGGAGATGTTTCACGATCCGTAGACGGTGATGTTCGAGCCCGAGTGGCCTGGGTTTCGCCCTGGACCTCGGGTCTATCTTGATCGGGGTAGGGGACGCCGGAAGATGGAGCGGCCGTTACGACTCGGTCAAACCTTTCTGAATCGCGTACCTGACGAGCATGGTGCGGTCGTGAAGTTTGAGCTTCTCCATGATGTGCGGCCGGTGCGTCTGGAGGATTTTCACGCTGATGTATAGCTTTTGGGCGATGTCCTGGTTTGTCGCGCCCTCGGCCACCAGAGTGAGGATCTCATTCTCCCGCTCAGTGAGGCCGTCGTAGGTCTCGCGCCCCTCGCCGGTCTCCAAGCGCCTCAGGTAGTCGCCACGACGGCCGCAGGCATGGCCAAGTCCTGGGCCAAGGTTGCTGACGGGGTATGCCGTGGTGTTGATCTCGCAGCTCAGGCCGAGGGTGAATCGAGGCTGGCGCGGTTCTTACGATACCGCTCCTGGAACGCCTGCTCCCAGAGGTTGCCCGTCCACATCACGATCGCGTCCTGGCGGTTGTCACTGTAGTACCCTTTCCGGATGGCGATGTCCTTGAACCCGTACTTCCTGTAGAGGCTGTGGGCCCCCAGATTCGACTTGCGGACCTCCAGCGCGACCCGCCGCGCCTGCCGCCGCATCGCTTCATCGATGAGCGCGGCGAGAAGGCGCTCGCCGATCCGCCGCCGGCGGTGCAGAGGGTCGACGGCGATCGTGGTGACGTGCGCCTCATCGAGGAACACCCTCATCCCGGCGTATCCGACGATCCGGTGGAACTCCCGCGCCACCAAGTAGCAGGCCTGGCGGTTGTTTTTGAGTTCGTGCATGTAGGCGGCCCGGGCCCAGGGCGTTGGGAAGGACATCTGCTCGATCTCGAGCACGCTGCTGACGTCCTCGAGCCGCATGATCTTGATGGTGATGTGATCGGTGATGACCATCTTACCTCTGGTTTCCGCCTGGATTATGGACTCCTGCGCTGGGCCAAGCGACCGGGCGCCGAACACAGACCCGGAGCAGCGCGGCGAGGTCTGTTCGCTTGCTGTGCATGAGACGCATGGGCGCCACAGAACCGATTGGGGCTGCGCGCCGATGGAGATGCATCCCGCCGACGAAGCGCTGCGTTAGGCCTCGTCGGGTGCTTCTGCCGAACCCCACCGTACTCATGCAGCCGCCGCGGGCGTCTGCGAGGCGAATGATCGGGTGGAAATCAGGGCGTCGAGATCGTCGCCCGTGAGCGATTCGCGCTCCAGGAGCGCTTTGGCGATGCGGTCGAGGACCTCTTGGTGGTCGGTCAGCACTTGCCGCGCGCGGCTGTAGCACTCATCGATGATCCGGCGGACTTCCTTGTCGATCTCGTAGGCGATCTCATCCGAGTAGTTCCGGCTTTCCACGAGATCCCGTCCCAGAAACACCGGCCCGTGCTTGGTGCCGAGCGTCAGGGGCCCGAGCTTATCCGACATCCCGAACTCGGTCACCATCTTGCGGGCCAGTTCGGTGGCTTTCTCGAAGTCGTTGGCCGCGCCGGTCGTGATCTCCCCGAAGACGATCTCCTCGGCCACCCGGCCGCCCAAGATCGCCGTGATGTTCGCCAGAATCTCGCTCCGCGTGATGGTGTACTTGTCCTCCTGCGGAAGCGGGAGCGTGTAGCCGAGCGCCATGCCGCGAGGTAGAATCGTGACCTTGTGGGGCGGGTTCGCCTGCGGCAGCAGCTTGCCCAACAGCGCGTGCCCGCCCTCGTGGAACGCGGTCAACTCTCGC
This genomic stretch from bacterium harbors:
- the rimI gene encoding ribosomal protein S18-alanine N-acetyltransferase, whose protein sequence is MVITDHITIKIMRLEDVSSVLEIEQMSFPTPWARAAYMHELKNNRQACYLVAREFHRIVGYAGMRVFLDEAHVTTIAVDPLHRRRRIGERLLAALIDEAMRRQARRVALEVRKSNLGAHSLYRKYGFKDIAIRKGYYSDNRQDAIVMWTGNLWEQAFQERYRKNRASLDSPSA
- a CDS encoding LuxR C-terminal-related transcriptional regulator, whose protein sequence is METGEGRETYDGLTERENEILTLVAEGATNQDIAQKLYISVKILQTHRPHIMEKLKLHDRTMLVRYAIQKGLTES
- a CDS encoding CsbD family protein, which gives rise to MDKDEFARQWPVIRARAKARWSKLTDRDLEAVRGNPELLIGIIQEKYDEARQAIEIEVKSLLQPKAPTQ